A stretch of Usitatibacter palustris DNA encodes these proteins:
- a CDS encoding efflux RND transporter periplasmic adaptor subunit has translation MRAARRLVVAACVAALAGCGQQAPSPGVAPPAAALAAASAELREVDLTYSAEALVEAVRQSTVSAQIAGRIVDIRFDVGDRVKQGDVIVRIDERAASLALGASEAQAREAEATLANARAQYERTKQLFQQKFVSQAALDKAESEHKAAEARLKAMLAGAGQAATEKSFAVIVAPYSGVVAARHVQLGEMATPGKALMTGFDPATLRVVANVASTQAPAIRAGAKARIEVPSANRWIDAKSITVVPSADPRTHTTQVRIDLPADVSGIYPGVFARAHFVVGRAPRLMVPREAVVRRSEVTAVYVLDAAGVPGLRQVRLGSASDERSVEVLAGIRAGERVALDPVRAGMATGPAR, from the coding sequence ATGCGCGCCGCGCGCCGGCTCGTGGTCGCCGCGTGCGTGGCAGCCCTCGCCGGCTGCGGCCAGCAGGCGCCATCGCCGGGCGTCGCACCACCGGCTGCCGCGCTGGCTGCGGCGAGCGCGGAGCTGCGCGAAGTCGACCTCACCTATTCGGCCGAGGCGCTGGTGGAGGCGGTGCGCCAATCGACCGTTTCGGCCCAGATCGCCGGGCGCATCGTGGACATCCGCTTCGACGTGGGCGACCGCGTGAAGCAGGGCGACGTGATCGTGCGCATCGACGAGCGCGCCGCTTCGCTGGCGCTCGGCGCGAGCGAGGCGCAGGCGCGCGAAGCCGAGGCCACGCTCGCCAACGCGCGCGCCCAATACGAACGCACGAAGCAGCTCTTCCAGCAGAAGTTCGTGAGCCAGGCCGCGCTCGACAAGGCCGAGAGCGAGCACAAGGCCGCCGAGGCGCGCCTGAAGGCGATGCTCGCAGGCGCCGGGCAGGCCGCGACCGAAAAAAGCTTCGCCGTGATCGTCGCGCCCTACAGCGGCGTGGTCGCGGCACGCCACGTGCAACTGGGCGAGATGGCCACGCCGGGCAAGGCGCTGATGACCGGCTTCGATCCGGCGACGCTGCGCGTGGTCGCCAACGTCGCATCGACGCAGGCACCGGCCATTCGCGCGGGGGCGAAGGCGCGCATCGAGGTGCCCTCGGCCAACCGCTGGATCGACGCGAAGTCGATCACGGTCGTGCCCTCGGCCGACCCGCGCACGCACACCACGCAGGTGCGCATCGACCTGCCCGCCGACGTGAGCGGCATCTATCCGGGGGTCTTCGCGCGCGCGCATTTCGTGGTCGGCCGTGCGCCGCGGCTCATGGTGCCGCGCGAGGCCGTCGTCCGCCGCAGCGAAGTGACCGCGGTCTACGTCCTCGACGCGGCCGGCGTTCCCGGCCTGCGCCAGGTGCGGCTGGGCTCCGCCTCAGACGAACGCTCGGTGGAGGTGCTGGCGGGCATCCGCGCCGGCGAGCGCGTCGCCCTCGATCCGGTGCGCGCGGGCATGGCCACCGGTCCCGCCCGCTAG
- a CDS encoding efflux RND transporter permease subunit, whose product MGFSGRIARFFQGSQLTPLLALLAFLLGLFAVAVTPREEEPQIDVTMANVFIALPGAAVRDVEALVASPAEQVLARMEGIEHVYSVSRAGLAVLTVQFKVGVPRTEAIVRLRDTLAAHRDWAPPELGVGEPVIKPRGIDDVPIVALTLSSDDPAKGAFELERVAHAIEAELKRVPGTRDVATLGGPGRVVRVLLDADRLAASGVTPLDVRAALQLANVALPAGSVVRDNREILVEAGAFLGSDADVREIVVGSSGGRTVRLGDVAEVIDGPDTPSRYVWTGSGPAARTGGAARGEHPAVTIQLTKKPGENAVKVAQGVMVRVAELRGTVIPADVRVTVTRNYGATADDKASSLIRKLVFATAAVIVLVLAALGLREAAIVGLAVVLTLMATLFASWAWGFTLNRVSLFALIFSIGILVDDAIVVVENIHRRRGLDGGTLADIVPKAVDEVGGPTILATLTVIAALLPMAFVSGLMGPYMSPIPINASLGMLISLAIAFTVTPWLALKLPGAHASARPSALDARLERFFRALLGPSIDAAGAPRRRRWLLAAIAGMLALAVGLAAVRLVVLKMLPFDNTSEFQVVVDLPTGTPVEVTAAALRDLGAHLATVPEVTDYQAYAGAASPINFNGLVRQYYLRSQPEQGDLQVNLVDKSQRSRRSHEIARAVRPALEAIGTRWQARVKVVEVPPGPPVLSPIVAEVYGPEAAGRIRVAALVREALAATPGVVGVDDTVDDPAPRYVLRVDQARAALAGVTGRDIAETLRMGLAGADVTPLHDGSARYEVPVRLTLPAGRRGDLEELLKLTLRGADGSLVALSELVRVARDERDRPVHHKDLLPVVYVLADEAGSADSPLYGLFAARGKLAGRTLEEGGTLGEYFVRQPSDPYRQYALKWDGEWQVTYETFRDMGAAYAVGLLLIYLLIVAQFRSYVVPLVIMAPIPLTLVGVMPGHALLGAHFTATSMIGMIALAGIIVRNSILLVDFVNLRLAAGATPAAAVVDAAAARAKPIALTALAAMLGAAFILDDPIFNGLAISLIFGILASTLLTLVVIPVLYYRVLAGSGVGPPK is encoded by the coding sequence GTGGGCTTCTCCGGCCGCATCGCGCGCTTCTTCCAGGGCTCGCAGCTCACGCCGCTGCTCGCGCTGCTCGCCTTCCTGCTGGGCCTCTTCGCCGTCGCGGTGACTCCGCGCGAGGAGGAGCCGCAGATCGACGTCACGATGGCCAACGTGTTCATCGCGCTTCCGGGTGCGGCCGTGCGCGACGTCGAGGCGCTGGTCGCCTCGCCCGCCGAGCAGGTGCTCGCGCGCATGGAAGGGATCGAGCACGTCTACTCGGTCTCGCGCGCGGGCCTCGCGGTCCTCACCGTTCAGTTCAAGGTCGGCGTGCCGCGCACGGAAGCGATCGTGCGGTTGCGCGACACCCTCGCCGCGCATCGCGACTGGGCGCCTCCCGAGCTGGGCGTGGGCGAGCCCGTCATCAAGCCGCGCGGCATCGACGACGTGCCGATCGTCGCACTCACGCTCTCGAGCGACGACCCCGCGAAGGGAGCCTTCGAACTGGAGCGCGTGGCGCACGCGATCGAGGCCGAGTTGAAGCGCGTGCCGGGCACGCGCGACGTGGCGACCTTGGGAGGACCGGGGCGCGTGGTGCGCGTGCTGCTCGACGCCGACCGCCTGGCCGCGAGCGGCGTCACGCCGCTCGACGTGCGCGCCGCGCTGCAGCTCGCCAACGTGGCGCTGCCCGCCGGCTCGGTGGTGCGCGACAACCGCGAGATCCTCGTGGAGGCGGGCGCCTTCCTCGGCTCGGACGCGGACGTGCGCGAAATCGTGGTCGGTTCGTCGGGCGGGCGCACCGTGCGCCTGGGCGACGTGGCCGAAGTGATCGATGGCCCGGACACGCCCTCGCGCTACGTGTGGACCGGCAGCGGACCCGCGGCGCGCACGGGTGGCGCTGCTCGCGGCGAACATCCCGCGGTCACGATCCAGCTCACCAAGAAGCCCGGCGAGAACGCGGTGAAGGTCGCGCAAGGCGTGATGGTGCGCGTTGCCGAACTACGCGGCACCGTGATCCCCGCCGACGTGCGCGTCACGGTCACGCGCAACTACGGGGCCACCGCCGACGACAAGGCCTCGAGCCTGATCCGCAAGCTCGTGTTCGCCACCGCCGCGGTCATCGTGCTGGTGCTCGCAGCCCTCGGGCTGCGCGAGGCCGCGATCGTGGGCCTCGCCGTGGTGCTCACGCTCATGGCGACGCTCTTCGCTTCCTGGGCCTGGGGCTTCACCCTGAACCGCGTCTCGCTCTTCGCGCTCATCTTTTCCATCGGCATCCTCGTGGACGACGCGATCGTGGTCGTGGAGAACATCCACCGGCGGCGCGGGCTCGACGGCGGCACGCTCGCCGACATCGTGCCCAAAGCGGTGGACGAAGTAGGCGGACCCACCATCCTCGCGACGCTCACGGTGATCGCGGCACTCCTGCCGATGGCCTTCGTGAGCGGGCTGATGGGGCCGTACATGAGCCCGATCCCGATCAACGCGAGCCTGGGGATGCTGATCTCGCTCGCCATCGCATTCACGGTGACGCCGTGGCTCGCGCTCAAGCTGCCCGGTGCGCACGCGAGCGCGCGGCCTTCGGCGCTCGACGCGCGCCTGGAGCGCTTCTTTCGCGCGCTGCTGGGCCCCTCCATCGATGCCGCCGGCGCGCCGCGCCGGCGCCGCTGGCTGCTCGCGGCGATCGCCGGAATGCTCGCACTCGCAGTGGGTCTCGCCGCCGTGCGGCTGGTCGTGCTGAAGATGCTGCCCTTCGACAACACGTCGGAATTTCAAGTGGTGGTGGACCTGCCCACGGGCACGCCGGTGGAAGTGACCGCCGCCGCGCTGCGCGACCTCGGCGCCCACCTCGCGACCGTGCCCGAGGTGACCGACTACCAGGCGTACGCGGGTGCGGCCTCACCGATCAACTTCAACGGCCTCGTGCGCCAGTACTACCTGCGCTCGCAGCCCGAGCAGGGCGACCTGCAGGTGAACCTCGTGGACAAATCGCAGCGTTCGCGCCGCAGCCACGAGATCGCCCGCGCGGTGCGCCCCGCGCTCGAGGCGATCGGCACGCGCTGGCAGGCGCGCGTGAAAGTGGTCGAGGTTCCGCCGGGCCCGCCGGTGCTCTCGCCGATCGTGGCGGAGGTGTACGGGCCCGAGGCCGCCGGGCGCATTCGCGTGGCGGCACTCGTGCGCGAGGCGCTCGCCGCCACGCCGGGCGTGGTCGGCGTGGACGACACGGTGGACGATCCTGCGCCGCGTTACGTATTGCGCGTGGACCAGGCGCGCGCGGCGCTCGCGGGCGTTACGGGCCGCGACATCGCGGAGACATTGCGCATGGGCCTCGCGGGCGCGGACGTGACGCCGCTGCACGACGGATCGGCGCGCTACGAGGTGCCGGTGCGCCTCACGCTGCCCGCCGGGCGCCGGGGCGACCTGGAAGAACTGCTCAAGCTCACGCTGCGCGGCGCGGACGGCTCGCTCGTCGCGCTCTCGGAGCTGGTGCGCGTGGCACGCGACGAGCGCGACCGGCCCGTGCACCACAAGGACCTTCTGCCGGTCGTCTACGTGCTCGCCGACGAAGCGGGCAGCGCCGACAGCCCGCTCTACGGCCTGTTCGCGGCGCGCGGCAAGCTCGCCGGCCGGACGCTGGAAGAGGGCGGCACGCTCGGCGAGTACTTCGTGCGCCAGCCCTCGGACCCGTACCGGCAGTACGCGCTCAAGTGGGACGGCGAATGGCAGGTCACGTACGAAACCTTCCGTGACATGGGTGCGGCGTATGCGGTGGGCTTGCTGCTGATCTACCTGCTGATCGTCGCGCAGTTCCGCTCCTACGTCGTGCCGCTGGTGATCATGGCGCCGATCCCGCTCACGCTCGTGGGCGTGATGCCCGGGCACGCGCTGCTCGGCGCGCATTTCACCGCGACCTCGATGATCGGCATGATCGCGCTCGCGGGCATCATCGTGCGCAACTCCATCCTGCTCGTGGACTTCGTGAACCTGAGGCTCGCCGCAGGCGCCACGCCGGCGGCTGCGGTGGTCGACGCCGCCGCGGCGCGCGCCAAGCCGATCGCGCTCACCGCGCTCGCCGCCATGCTCGGCGCCGCGTTCATCCTCGACGACCCGATCTTCAACGGGCTGGCGATCTCGCTCATCTTCGGGATCCTCGCCTCGACGCTGCTCACCCTGGTGGTGATCCCGGTCCTGTACTACCGCGTACTCGCCGGCAGCGGGGTCGGTCCGCCGAAATGA
- a CDS encoding c-type cytochrome gives MFNRIFLLAPFLLATTPDTAAGDAGNRAGREVYDTVCSTCHAAGLQGAPKSGDREAWIPRMKQGLDTLTLHAIRGHGGMAPRGGAAQLTDLEVRNAIAYMFDPGAEARAAARPPPAAPAPRNPYEATVDGVAIHFGLVNAERLRAYPPGSKEASMHGGVPKGSGYYHVNVTLHEGDKRAPLRGAAVEVEVVQAGQDTLKKVLEAEPGTGSANYGQYIRLAPRTPATFIVRIRPAGSPRTLETRFNPTPG, from the coding sequence GTGTTTAACCGAATCTTCCTTCTCGCACCCTTCCTCCTCGCGACCACGCCGGATACGGCGGCCGGCGATGCGGGGAACCGTGCGGGACGGGAGGTCTACGACACGGTGTGCTCCACCTGCCACGCGGCAGGGCTCCAGGGCGCGCCGAAGAGCGGCGACCGCGAGGCGTGGATTCCGCGCATGAAGCAAGGGCTCGACACGCTCACGCTCCACGCGATCCGCGGCCACGGCGGCATGGCCCCTCGTGGAGGGGCGGCGCAACTCACCGACCTCGAGGTGCGCAACGCCATCGCCTATATGTTCGATCCGGGCGCCGAGGCGCGCGCCGCGGCTCGCCCCCCGCCGGCCGCACCCGCGCCGCGCAATCCGTACGAGGCCACCGTCGACGGCGTCGCGATCCACTTCGGCCTGGTGAACGCCGAGCGCCTGCGCGCGTATCCGCCCGGCTCGAAGGAGGCCTCGATGCACGGGGGCGTTCCCAAAGGCAGCGGCTACTACCACGTGAACGTCACCCTTCATGAGGGCGACAAGCGCGCGCCGCTGCGAGGCGCCGCGGTCGAGGTCGAGGTCGTGCAGGCCGGCCAGGACACGCTGAAGAAGGTGCTCGAAGCCGAGCCCGGTACGGGTTCGGCCAACTACGGCCAGTACATCCGCCTCGCGCCGCGCACGCCGGCCACGTTCATCGTGCGCATCCGGCCCGCCGGCTCGCCACGAACCCTCGAGACGCGCTTCAACCCCACGCCAGGCTGA
- a CDS encoding histone deacetylase family protein, whose translation MHSGPCAWITHSGFRLHEMGEGHPECPERLDAISDHLLAIGVLPWLVPYDAPAATFEQLTRAHTALYVRELMAAAPTRDYVHVDPDTAMNPHSLDAALHAAGAAVLATDLVLSGEAHRAFCAVRPPGHHATRDAAMGFCFFNNVAVGVRHALDVHGLERVALADFDVHHGNGSEDILAGDDRVLMVSTFQRGLYPFLGEKPAGANMANVPLEPRSDGTALKRAFEEVWLPRLEAFRPQMLFISAGFDAHRADEMGGLRWTEADYAWITHALLDVADRHCEGRVVSCLEGGYERYALARSVAAHVRELCGAA comes from the coding sequence GTGCACTCCGGCCCCTGCGCGTGGATCACGCATTCGGGCTTTCGCCTGCACGAGATGGGCGAAGGCCATCCCGAATGTCCCGAGCGGCTTGACGCGATTTCCGACCACCTCCTCGCGATCGGGGTCCTCCCATGGCTCGTGCCCTACGACGCGCCGGCGGCCACGTTCGAGCAGCTCACGCGCGCGCACACGGCGCTTTACGTGCGCGAGCTCATGGCCGCGGCCCCGACGCGCGACTACGTCCACGTCGACCCCGATACGGCGATGAACCCGCATTCCCTCGACGCGGCACTGCATGCCGCGGGTGCGGCGGTGCTCGCCACCGACCTCGTGCTGAGTGGTGAAGCGCACCGTGCGTTCTGCGCGGTGCGCCCGCCCGGCCATCACGCCACGCGCGATGCGGCGATGGGCTTCTGCTTCTTCAACAACGTGGCCGTGGGCGTGCGGCATGCGCTCGACGTGCACGGGCTCGAACGCGTGGCGCTCGCCGACTTCGACGTGCACCACGGCAACGGCTCGGAGGACATCCTCGCGGGCGACGATCGAGTCCTGATGGTGTCGACGTTCCAGCGCGGGCTCTACCCATTCCTTGGTGAAAAGCCCGCGGGCGCGAACATGGCCAACGTGCCGCTCGAGCCGCGCTCGGATGGAACGGCGCTCAAGCGCGCGTTCGAGGAGGTGTGGCTGCCGCGGCTCGAGGCCTTCCGCCCGCAGATGCTGTTCATCTCGGCCGGGTTCGACGCGCATCGCGCCGATGAGATGGGCGGGCTGCGCTGGACCGAGGCCGACTACGCCTGGATCACGCACGCGCTGCTCGACGTGGCCGACCGGCACTGCGAGGGACGCGTGGTCTCATGCCTCGAAGGAGGATACGAGCGTTACGCGCTCGCGCGCAGCGTCGCCGCGCACGTGCGCGAGCTCTGCGGCGCGGCCTGA
- a CDS encoding ABC1 kinase family protein yields the protein MLLESLERLRAVPRLLEVARILIHHGLHDLVHSVGAHRLLAEAGHMLGWDPDPALAARPMPERLRLALEALGPAYVKLGQVLATRVDLLGPEWIASLDLLHDRASPAAYDKVEPQLLADLGAPPAQVFAAFDTTPAAAGSIAQVHRARLHDGSEVAVKVRRPDVAGRIESDLLLLEVLAAWWEEQNPVARRYRPVELVRQLRRSLAREVDFMAEARGQSRFAESFRDREDVFVPRVHVAFTRASLLVMDWVEGIPATNLAAADAAGLDRELLARRGADVVLQMVLVDGMFHADPHPGNVFFLPGNRIALIDFGMVGWLSRKRRAELIDLLEGVAARDAEAMRDVLLAWADGRRVSAERFAEDLGRLLHLYENASLREVSLGALLAEIAAIMREHHLMLPADLALLFKTLITLEGLGTRLVPRFKLIEQVGPWVRRLAAERWGPGQVAGRLSGTAREWGRAVRAAPRLLESLARRFTDDGVALRFEVDKLTTVSDQIERSIDRLAIGLVTAALIVGSSILLSVSGSQVSTVAWALGIVGIGLALANSVWLIASIRRAHHGPR from the coding sequence TTGCTGCTCGAGTCGCTCGAGCGCCTGCGCGCGGTCCCCCGGCTGCTGGAGGTCGCGCGCATCCTGATCCATCACGGGCTGCACGATCTCGTGCATTCCGTGGGCGCGCACCGCCTGCTGGCCGAAGCGGGCCACATGCTCGGGTGGGATCCCGATCCGGCGCTCGCCGCGCGGCCGATGCCCGAGCGGCTTCGCCTCGCGCTCGAAGCGCTCGGCCCCGCCTACGTGAAGCTCGGGCAGGTCCTCGCCACGCGCGTGGACCTTCTCGGCCCCGAGTGGATCGCGAGCCTCGACCTGCTCCACGACCGCGCTTCGCCCGCCGCATACGACAAGGTGGAGCCGCAACTGCTGGCCGACCTGGGCGCACCGCCCGCGCAGGTGTTCGCTGCCTTCGACACGACGCCGGCTGCGGCCGGTTCCATTGCGCAAGTGCATCGCGCGCGGCTGCACGATGGTTCCGAGGTCGCGGTGAAGGTGCGCCGCCCCGACGTCGCCGGCCGCATCGAATCCGACCTGTTGCTGCTGGAGGTGCTCGCGGCGTGGTGGGAAGAGCAGAACCCCGTCGCCCGCCGCTATCGCCCCGTCGAGCTCGTGCGCCAGTTGCGCCGCTCGCTCGCGCGCGAAGTCGACTTCATGGCCGAGGCGCGCGGCCAATCGCGCTTCGCCGAGAGCTTCCGCGATCGCGAGGACGTCTTCGTTCCGCGCGTGCACGTGGCCTTCACGCGCGCTTCGCTTCTCGTCATGGATTGGGTCGAAGGCATTCCGGCCACGAACCTCGCCGCGGCCGATGCCGCCGGCCTCGACCGCGAGTTGCTCGCGCGGCGCGGAGCGGATGTCGTGCTCCAGATGGTGCTGGTCGACGGGATGTTCCATGCCGATCCGCATCCGGGCAACGTGTTCTTCCTCCCCGGCAACCGCATCGCGCTCATCGATTTCGGCATGGTGGGCTGGCTCTCGCGCAAGCGCCGCGCGGAGCTGATCGACCTGCTCGAGGGTGTCGCCGCGCGCGATGCCGAAGCGATGCGCGACGTGCTCCTCGCCTGGGCCGATGGACGGCGCGTCTCGGCCGAGCGCTTCGCCGAGGACCTGGGCCGCCTGCTGCACCTTTACGAGAACGCGTCGCTGCGCGAGGTGAGCCTGGGCGCGCTCCTCGCCGAGATCGCGGCGATCATGCGCGAACACCACCTGATGCTGCCCGCGGACCTCGCGCTGCTTTTCAAGACGCTGATCACGCTCGAGGGCCTGGGCACGCGGCTGGTGCCGCGCTTCAAGCTCATCGAGCAGGTCGGCCCCTGGGTGCGGCGGCTCGCCGCCGAGCGCTGGGGGCCGGGCCAGGTCGCCGGGCGCCTCTCCGGCACCGCGCGCGAGTGGGGTCGCGCCGTGCGGGCGGCACCTCGCCTGCTCGAGTCGCTCGCGCGCCGCTTCACCGACGACGGGGTCGCGCTGCGCTTCGAGGTCGACAAGCTCACCACCGTGAGCGACCAGATCGAGCGCAGCATCGATCGCCTGGCCATCGGATTGGTCACGGCCGCGCTGATCGTGGGCTCGTCGATCCTGCTGTCGGTATCGGGCAGCCAGGTGAGCACGGTCGCCTGGGCGCTGGGCATCGTGGGCATCGGCCTCGCGCTCGCCAACAGCGTGTGGCTGATCGCTTCGATCCGCCGCGCGCACCACGGGCCGCGCTGA
- a CDS encoding cytochrome c — translation MHRQPNPRHVWLAIALAIAGMILLFATRTASAAEPLRGQALYESRCTSCHEKSVHGRVKREAKDFNAVRAWVERWNASLALRWDGEEVDDVAAFLNNTYYRYPCPPTICKVVSLR, via the coding sequence ATGCACCGCCAACCGAATCCCCGTCACGTCTGGCTCGCCATCGCCCTGGCGATCGCCGGAATGATCCTGCTCTTCGCGACCCGCACCGCTTCGGCGGCCGAGCCCCTGCGCGGCCAGGCGCTGTACGAATCGAGGTGCACGAGCTGCCACGAGAAGAGCGTGCACGGGCGCGTGAAGCGCGAAGCGAAGGATTTCAACGCCGTGCGCGCCTGGGTCGAACGCTGGAACGCGAGCCTGGCGCTGCGATGGGATGGCGAGGAAGTCGACGACGTCGCCGCCTTCCTCAACAACACCTACTACCGGTATCCCTGCCCGCCGACGATCTGCAAGGTCGTCTCGCTGCGTTGA
- a CDS encoding YgaP family membrane protein: MNTERLIRVFAGAVVLASLALGVSASPLFVSVHWLWLTAFVGLNLFQSGFTGFCPLEMILLRLGVSKNAA, translated from the coding sequence ATGAATACCGAGAGACTGATCCGTGTCTTCGCCGGTGCCGTCGTGCTGGCGAGCCTCGCGCTCGGCGTGAGCGCGAGCCCGCTCTTCGTGAGCGTCCACTGGCTGTGGCTCACCGCCTTCGTCGGCCTGAATCTTTTCCAGAGCGGCTTCACCGGCTTCTGCCCGCTCGAGATGATCCTGCTGCGCCTGGGCGTGTCCAAGAACGCCGCCTGA